The Amphiprion ocellaris isolate individual 3 ecotype Okinawa chromosome 6, ASM2253959v1, whole genome shotgun sequence genome contains a region encoding:
- the neflb gene encoding neurofilament light chain b, with amino-acid sequence MQIHCAFNPATFPDTEQLISQVMTSSGFDPYFPSTYKRRVVVRSSGYGGAGGIGARSAYSTHSAPITSYGSSRRSYPTYTRAASGYSTVLSAPVPAAAATELRLDQAAQVSSEFKVLRTQEKAELQDLNDRFASFIERVHELEQQNKLLETELLLLRQRQTEPSNLRALYEHEIRQLRAAVEEARHEKQAAQDHRDEMEDVLRNLQKRYEDEVLGREEAEGRLMDARKGADEASLGRAELEKRVGTLLDELAFLKRLCESEIAELQAQIQYSAEVSVEMEVAKPDLSAALRDIRVQYEKLAQRNLQSAEEWFCNKMNVMTVGTVRNTESARNAKDEAGEYRRLLNARTLEIDACREMNQALENQLQEVEEKQSAEISALQDTISQLEEELRANKNDMARYLKDYQDLLNVKMALDIEIAAYRKLLEGEENRLNVGAPGPSAVYSQAMYSAPSYGRTHVFLQPQLSSAPPYLLSSRLYTPSFTTEEIISASQAQQAEASPPQEEEEEEEEKEQVEEEEKAEEEEEQGDEKEDEEEEVEKEQEEEGEGDGEEEGEREEEEAVEKEDEKQEEEEADGEAGEAEDGEKEDEEEGGDYSQPQEEEDAEPKEEGDAEGEKEEEETEKEEEVEAEEKGGKISDKKV; translated from the exons ATGCAGATTCACTGTGCATTCAACCCAGCTACATTCCCAGACACAGAGCAGCTCATCTCTCAAGTCATGACTTCCAGTGGCTTTGACCCTTACTTCCCTTCTACTTACAAGAGGAGAGTGGTTGTGCGCAGTTCAGGATATGGAGGTGCCGGAGGAATTGGAGCTAGGTCTGCCTACTCCACCCACTCTGCCCCAATAACTTCCTATGGCTCTTCACGGCGAAGTTACCCAACATACACCCGAGCTGCTTCCGGTTATTCCACCGTGCTTTCTGCTCCTgtgcctgcagctgctgctactgAGCTACGCCTTGACCAAGCAGCCCAGGTCAGTTCTGAGTTCAAAGTCTTAAGGACCCAGGAGAAGGCCGAGCTGCAGGACCTAAATGACCGCTTTGCAAGCTTCATTGAGAGGGTCCATGaactggagcagcagaacaagtTGCTGGAAACTGAACTCCTGCTGCTAAGGCAGAGGCAGACGGAGCCATCCAACCTTCGGGCCCTGTATGAGCATGAGATCCGCCAGCTCCGTGCTGCTGTGGAAGAGGCCCGCCATGAGAAGCAAGCAGCCCAGGACCACAGGGATGAGATGGAGGACGTGCTGAGGAACCTCCAAAAACGCTATGAGGATGAAGTTCTTGGCAGAGAAGAAGCAGAGGGCAGGCTCATGGATGCTAGGAAGGGTGCAGATGAAGCTTCACTGGGCCGGGCTGAGCTTGAGAAAAGAGTTGGGACCCTGCTGGATGAGCTGGCCTTCCTGAAGCGCCTCTGTGAGAGTGAGATTGCAGAGCTGCAGGCCCAAATACAGTACAGTGCGGAGGTGTCAGTGGAGATGGAGGTCGCCAAACCGGACCTGTCTGCTGCTCTTCGTGACATTCGAGTGCAATATGAGAAGCTGGCGCAACGCAACCTTCAATCAGCCGAAGAGTGGTTCTGTAACAAGATGAACGTGATGACAGTAGGCACTGTTCGCAACACAGAGAGTGCACGCAATGCCAAAGATGAAGCTGGAGAATATCGCCGGCTGCTCAACGCTAGAACGCTGGAGATTGACGCTTGCCGTGAGATGAACCAAGCTCTGGAAAATCAACTTCAGGAGGTGGAAGAGAAACAGAGTGCTGAGATCTCTGCCCTGCAG GATACAATAAGTCAACTGGAGGAGGAGTTGAGGGCAAACAAGAATGACATGGCTCGCTACTTGAAAGATTATCAGGACCTCTTGAATGTGAAGATGGCACTGGATATTGAAATTGCAGCTTACAG GAAGCTGCTTGAAGGAGAAGAGAATCGTTTAAATGTGGGTGCACCAGGGCCTTCGGCTGTTTATTCCCAAGCCATGTACTCCGCTCCATCCTATGGAAGAACACATGTCTTCTTGCAGCCTCAGCTGAGCTCTGCACCCCCGTACCTGCTGAGCTCCCGCTTGTATACTCCATCGTTCACCACGGAGGAGATCATATCTGCAAGCCAAGCACAGCAGGCAGAGGCCAGCCCGcctcaggaggaggaggaggaggaagaggagaaagagcaggtggaagaggaagagaaggcagaagaagaggaggagcagggagATGAGaaagaagacgaggaggaggaggtagagAAAGAGcaagaggaagagggggagggagaTGGGGAGGAAGAGGgcgagagggaggaagaggaggcagtAGAAAAGGAGGACgaaaaacaagaagaggaagaagcagaTGGAGAAG CGGGTGAGGCAGAGGATGGAGAAAaagaagacgaggaggaaggaggggattATAGCCAACCTCAAGAAGAAGAGGATGCTGAGCCAAAAGAAGAGGGTGATGCAGAGggtgagaaggaggaggaagaaactgaaaaagaagaggaggtggaggctgAAGAGAAAGGTGGCAaaatatcagacaaaaaagtttag